Genomic segment of Chloroflexota bacterium:
GAGGGAGGGAGGTACGTTTGATTGGTGAGCAACACGGCCGCCGGGACAACAACGGCCACCCACGACCAGCGCAGGCGGAAGAGGGCCCATGAGGCGAGGTAGGCCATGAGGAATGCGCCTGCGACGAGGCCGAAGACGAAGGGCAATCTATCGTTGCTGATGCCCTGGCTGCCGATCTGGGAGAGCCAGGTATCAAAGCGGCTGAACATCTCGCTGAACTTGGCAGTGATGCCGCCTTCCGTGAGCGTGCCCGCCGTCTCAAAGAGCGCAAGGCCGAAGCCCGCGCCGAGGCCGAGGGGGAAGAAGAGCAGTTGGCCCTTCTTTCCCCAGGGAGCGCGGGCCACCAGCAGGGCGATGAACATGCCGAGGATGGTCACGAGCCAGAGGCGCGGCTCCGGGCGCACCCAGTGAGCGGTCTGGACGTTCATCACAGTGACCAGGAGGACCATCAAGAGGCAAAAGAGGCTCAGCCAGCCGACGGCCGGCGTGAGGGCGGAGTGACGCGTGTCCCACAGTCCTTTGGGAGGCGGCTTGGCCTTTCTTGAGCCTGGGGTTGTGAAGTAGCTGGCCACGTTTTCCTCAGGAGGCTCGAGCGCCGATGGGCTGCATGAAGCGATCGTGGGCGCGGGCGGTCATGCCGACGGCCGTGAGGCCTGCGGCAGGCTCCGCGCCCGCGGGGATGGTGTACGAGGGGACGCCGAGGGCGGCGACGCGCACGGCGACGGCCGGGGGCGCGGGAGCGGCTTCGCGCTCGTTTTCAACAACGACGCTGGTGATGCGCGATTTGCGCTGGAGGAGATGGCGCACGCTGTTCAGCCACTCTTCATCAAGGGAGGGCGTGATGATGGCGACAGAGGAATAGCGGCCGATCTTGGTGGAGAGCTCGGCGATGAGATCGAAGAGGGGCGTGTTGCCGGTGGCGCGCACTTCGGCGAGAGCATCCATGATGCGCAGAAGGTGGTCCGGCCCGCGCTGGGGGGCGATGGAGAAGCGCTCGCTGCCGTGGGCGAGGAGTCCCACCGGGTAGCCGCGTTCGGCGTAGCGCGTGCAGATGGAGGCGGCCATGGTGACCACCATCTCTTCGATATCGCGCCCGGCGGGGCCGCTGTTCGCGCGCTTCTCCATATCGGCCACGACCCAGATGCTGTTGGAGGGCTCCATCTCGAACTCTTTGACCATGATGCGCCCGTGGCGGGCGGTGGCCTTCCAAGAGATGCTGTTGAGGCTATCGCCGTTCACGTAGTCGCGGAGGGTGAAGGCGCTGGTGGTGACGTGCTGGCTGCGGATGTGGACGGGCCCTTCGCCGGGAAGGTCCGCCGGCAGGAGGAGGAAGCCGGGCAGATCGGCTGCCACCGGGTGGACGATGAGCTTCTGGGCCTGGCCGATATTGCGCTGGAGGCGATAGAGGCCGAAGGGGTCGGAGGTATAGAGCTTCAAGGGGCCGATCTTGTAGAGGCCGCGCTGGGGACAGGGGACTTCCAGGTCCACCTTTACATCCTCGAAGCCCTCCAGGCCGATGACGGCGCCGGGGGACTTGACCGGCATATCCGTCTGCTCCTGCACCTCCACAAGGCCGTGGAGGAAGCTGTGCCGCCGTCTGGCGGAGACGGTCTCCACCAGGGGCTGGCCCGCGCTGGTGCGCAGGGTGGCGCGCCGGACGCTCACGGAGATGCCCCGGGCCATCACGATGACCCAGATGAGGCTGAAGAGGAGGAGGAGGCCGAAGACGTAGAACATGCGCAGGAAAACGGGGAAGCCCGTCGCCAGCGCATAGACCAGGACGATCAGCGTGATGATGAGCAGGACGCGAGCGCGCCGCACAACCTGCCTCGCTGTCTTCTAAGGGGCCGCACAGACCGCCGAAACCGGCCCATTGTAGCATCAGTACGCCCGATTTCGAGCGTACGGATGTACCTCAAGAGGCGAGAAGGTCGTACAATCGAATGGCTGCTAGGCAAAGGCAAGCGTTACACAGGGGCAGCCCGCATGTCCGTCTCCGAGGCCCTCGATTTCGTCCGAACGCACCATATGGCGGTGCTCTCCACCTTCCGCAAGGACGGGAATGCGCAGATGAGCATCGTGACGGCGGGAGCGCTGGACGGGCACATCGCCTTCACCACCAGGGGAGAGGCGGCCAAGCTGGCGAACCTGCGCCGCAACCCCAGGTGCAGCCTGCTGTGCGCCTCCCGGGACTGGCGGACGTACATCGTAGTGGAGAGCATGGCCGAGGTGCGGGACCTGAGCAAGGACAACCCGGACCGGCTGCGGCTGCTGCTGCGGGACGTCTATCACGCCTGCGCCGACAAGGAGCATCCGAACTGGAGCGAGTATGACGAGGCGATGCGCGAACAGCGGCGGGCGGTTATCATGATGAATCCATCGCGCGTGTACGGAACCGCATAGGATCACCCCATGACAACGCCATCGCCCGCCGACCAAGAGCGCCTTCTCCGCGACCTGCTGAAGCTGAACGGCTTTGCCGTGACGGACGAGCTGGTGAAGCGGCTGCTCCCAGAGATAGGCAACACGGAACGCACATCGGCGCGGCTGCGGGACGCGGCGCTGGACCATAGGCAGGAGCCGGTGATCACGTTCGACCCGCGGACGGGCGCGGCGTAGCGGCGACGCCTTCGAAAGAGCCACGCATGCCAGGGAAACGCTCTCCTTCAGACCCGCCTGTCATCGGCATCACGATCTTTGAGCGGGAGAAGGCGGCCTACGCCGAGGCGATCCGCGCCGCCGGGGGCGAGCCGCGGTGGATCGCGCTCAAGACGATGGGGAGCGCGGAGCAGATGCTGGATTCGCTTGACGGGCTGGTGCTCACAGGGGGCGCGGACGTGGAGCCGCGGCTCTACGGCGAGGCGGAACGGCCGGAGGCGCACGTGGAGACGAGCCCGGAACGGGACGCGAAGGAGTTCCCGCTCATCGAGCGGGCGCTGGCGCGGGGCGACTTCCCGGTGCTGGGGATCTGCCGGGGGATGCAGGCGCTGAACGTGGCGATGGGGGGCAAGCTGATCCAGGACCTGCCGAACCACCGGCTTGTGGAAGAGGGGAAGCGGCTGCACGAAATCTTTGTGCCCCCGGGGTGCAGGCTGACGCACCTGCTGGGGATCGGCGGATTCATGAAAGTGAACAGCAGGCACCATCAGGGGGCCACGCTCCTGGAGAAGGCGCCGGGGTTGCTGGTGAGTGCGTTTTCCCTGAAAGATGGTATAATCGAGGCCCTCGACAGCCCCCGGGGAAACCACCGGTGGGTAGTGGGGGTGCAATGGCACCCTGAGAATCGCGACCAGCTCGCAGCGTTTCACCAGCGGCTCTTCACGCGATTTATCGAGGCAGCCAAAGGACAAGACGTCTGACATGGCCCGCGACCCGTATATACACTAGGCCCTCTCCGTAGGGCCTTTTTTGTTCCCATCGCGGACGGTCTGAGGAGGACCAGTGGTCACTGAGCAAAACGGCAACGGCAACGTAGGCATCATCAAGCCCATCAAGCTTGAAGAGGAGATGCGGAGCTCGTACCTGGATTACGCGATGAGCGTGATCGTCTCCCGCGCGCTGCCCGATGTGCGCGACGGGCTGAAGCCGGTGCAGCGGCGCATCCTGTACGGCATGCACGAGCTGGGCATCCGCCCCAACAGCGCGTACAAGAAGTGCGCCCGCATCGTCGGCGAGGTGCTGGGCAAATACCACCCGCACGGGGACGCGCCGGTGTACGACGCCCTGGTGCGCATGGCCCAATCGTTCTCCATGCGGTACCCGCTGATAGACGGGCAGGGGAACTTCGGCAGCGTGGACAACGACCCGCCCGCAGCCATGCGCTACACCGAGGCGCGGCTGGCGCGGATCGCGGAAGAGATGCTGGTTGACATCGAGAAAGAGACGGTGGACTTCTCGCTGAACTTCGACAGCTCGCTGAGCGAGCCGACGGTGCTGCCGGCGCGGCTGCCGAACCTGCTGGTGAACGGCACGTCCGGCATCGCGGTGGGCATGGCGACGAACATCCCGCCGCATAACCTGAGCGACGTGTGCGACGCCATCGCGCACCTGATCGAGCGCGAGGACGCGAGCATAGACGACCTGATCGCCATCATCAAAGGCCCGGACTTCCCCACGGGCGCGATCATCATGGGCACGGAAGGGATCAAGAACGCCTACCACACGGGGAACGGCAAGATCGTGGTGAAGGCGCGGGCCTCCGTGGAGGACATGGCGAAGTCCGGGCGGCAGATGATCGTGGTGACGGAGCTGCCGTACCAGACGAACAAGGCGGCGCTGATCGAGAAGATCGCGGAGCTGGTGAAGGACAAGCGGATAGACGGGATCAGCGAGATCCGGGACGAATCGGACCGGAAGGGGCTGCGGATCGTGATCGAGCTGCGGCGCGACGCGATCGGCGAATCGGTGCTGAACAACCTGTACAAGCTGACGGCGCTCAAGTCGTCATTCTTCGTCAACATGCTGGCGCTGGTGGACGGCCAGCCGCGGGTGCTGAACCTGCGGGAGATCCTGCAGCAGTACATCGCGTTCCGGCAGGAGGTCATCACCCGCCGCTCGCGCTTCGACCTGCAGAAGGCGCAGGAGCGGGCGCATATCCTGGAAGGGCTCATCATCGCGCAGGACAACCTAGACGCGGTGATCAAGACGATCCGCGAATCGGCGGATGCGGAGACGGCGCGGACGAACCTAATGACGCGCTTCGGCCTCAGCCCGCCGCAGGCGCAGGCGATCCTGGACATGCAGCTCCGCCGCCTGGCGGCGCTGGAGCGCCAGAAGATCTTGGACGAGCATGCGGAGCTGAAGAAGCAGATCGCCTATCTTGAAGATCTGCTCGCCCATCCCAAGAAAATCCTGGGCGTGGTGAAGGACGAGACGCTCACGCTGAAGGAAGCGTACGGCGAAAAGCGCGCCACGGAGATCTCCGGACAGGAAGACCGGGAGTTCACGGACGAGGACCTGATCCCGCACATGGACGTGGTGGTCTCCATCAGCAATCGCGGCTACGCCAAGCGGCTGACGGTGGACTCGTACCGCGTCCAGCGGCGCGGCGGCACGGGCGTGCGCGGCATGACGACGCGGGAGATGGATGTGGTGCAGCACCTGCTGATCGTGGACACGCACGACCACCTGCTGTTCTTCACGAACAAGGGGCGGGTCTTCCACTCGAAGGTCTACCGCATGCCCCAGGAGGCGACGCGGGCCGCGAAGGGCACGCCGCTCATCAACCTCATCCCCATCGCGCCCGAGGAGCTGGTGACGGCGGTGGTCTCCATCCGGGACTTCAACCGCGACCAGTACCTGATGATGATGACGAAACGCGGGCGGGTGAAGCGAACCCAGCTGAAGGAGTTCGCCTTTGTGATGGCGCGCACCTCCGGCATCATCGCGATCAAGCTGCGCCCCGGAGACGAGCTGGTCTCCAGCTGCATCGTGGAGAACCAGGACCACGTCATCGCCGTGACGAACAACGGGAAGGCGGTGCGGTTCCCTGTGGCGGACGTGCGGCCGCAGTTCCGAAACGCAGGCGGCGTGCGGGGCGTGAAGATAGACAAGGACCACGGCGTGCTGTACATGGCCAAGGTCCGCGAGAGCGCGTATATGCTGGTGGTGGGCCAGAAGGGCCTGGGCAAGCTCACCGAATTGAAGGACTACCCGTGGCACCATCGCGGGACGGGCGGCGTGCTGACGCTGCGCATCACGGACAAGACGGGCCCCGTGGCCGCCGCGTGCGTGGTGGACCTCGACGACGACCTGATGGTGACGACGAAGAAGGCGCAGATGCTGCGGACGACGCTCCGGCAGATCCGCATCACGGGGCGCGCGGCCCAGGGCGTCCGCATCATTGACCTGGACGAAGGCGATACCGTCGCCACCGTGGCCTACTTCAGCGGCAAGCAAGAAGAGGGCGAGCCGCTGCCGCCTTCGGCCCCCGGCCCGGCGGTGGAGGGGACGACGGCGGTGCAAGCCGCCCTTCCCGAGCCGACGGCGGAGGATGAGGGCGACGAAGACGAAGAAGGAGCTGAGGAAGAGGCAGCCGAGGAGAAGACGGAGGCGAAAGCGGCCGAGACGCCGAAGCGCGGTCGTGGGCGACCGAGAAAGGTTGCGGCCCCCGAAGCGCCAGTGGCAACACCGCCACAAGCTCAGGAGCAACCGAAACGCGGGCCTGGGCGGCCGAGGAAGGTCGTCACGCCCGAAGCGCCTGCGGCGGCAGTCACTCCGCCTGCGCAGGAGACGCCTACGCCAAAGAGGCGCGGCAGACCGCCCGGCTCCGGGAAGAAGCAGGTCGCACAACCACCTGCTGTCCAGGCGCAACCGAAGCGTCGCGGCAGACCGCCCGGCTCCGGGAAGAAGGCCGCCGAAGCCTCCACAGCGCCAGCGCAGCCGAAGCGCCGCGGCAGACCGCCCGGCTCGGGGAAGGCGAAGGCGGTTGAGGTTGCAGCGCCGCGAAAGCGCGGTCGCCCGCCGGGATCAGGCAAGGCGAAGGCAACAGCGCCGTCCGCGCCCAAGCGCCGCGGCAGGCCGCCGGGCTCGGGCAAGGGCAAGGCCGCGCCGAAGGCAGTGGCAAAGCCGACGGTGAAGGCGAAGCTGAAGGGAAAGGCCAAGCCGCCTGGAAGGCCGAAGGGGAAGGCGCGGGCGAAGGCGCTCACACGACCAAAGGCCAGAATCACGGCCAAGGCACGAGCAAAGCGACGCTGATCCGCAGTCTCATGAGATGTCAACGGCCCCTCCGTTAACGGAGGGGCCGTTTTTGTTAGCTCACTGTGCCGAAGCACGCAAATTCATTGCTTCATTCGGGAGACTATCTTCTGGATCGCTACCCGCACCGGCGGAAGGTCGTTCATCACTGTCTGCCATAAAATAGCGGAGTCAACACCGAAGTACTCGTGGGCCAAGATGTGTCGCATCCCACGCATCTTGCTCCAGGGCACTTCAGGGTGCTGACGTTCCAGCGCTACTGGAATGTGTCTGGCCGCCTCTCCGATGACCTCTAGGTTCCGCACAACGGCATCTATGGTCTTCGTGTCGCGCTTGAATTCCTCTAAGGAAAGACGTTCGCAGTAGCGTTGGATCCGCGAGATGGCGTCAAGGATGTCCTCTAGACGGAGCTTCGGATCCCTACGCCGCATGGATAGCTTCGCCGAGGATCTTGTCACGCATCTGCGGCTTGAGCGCGTCCGCCGTTACGAGGTCTACGGGCCGCCCCAGAAGATGCTCCAGCTCTGTTTTGAGGTCGAGAAAGGCGAAGAGGCCGATGGGTTGGCTGAACTCAACAAGGACGTCAACATCGCTGCCGGGCCGCATCCGGTCACGCGCCACAGAGCCGAATAGCGCAAGCCTTTTGACGTTATATTTTCGACGCAAGTACGGCAAGCGTCGCTGGAGCAGTTGTCCGATCCGAGCTGCTTCAGGTGGGCGTTGGGATGGGCCTTTGTTCATAGCAAGCCTATTTTAGCATCGGCAAGGGACCCCCAAGAGTCACATGCGGCTAGCAGTCCCGGCCAGCGCCTAAAAGATGCTGCGTCCATCCGAAAGGAAAGGCGCTCCGCCTTCGGGGGGAGGGGGGCATCGCGCGTGCTGAGCGCTCGGCGCGGCTACATCTGTGGGGGGACGACGGAAGTGAGCTTGCCCATGTACCAGACGACAGGCTTGCCTTCGTAGAGATCCATCTCGTCCACTTTGCCGAGGAAGATGGTGTGGTCGCCGCCAGGGTACTTCGCGTGGACCTGGCAGTCCAAATAGGCGAAGGAGCCCTCGAGAATCGGATAGCCCCGGCCGGACTTGCGGAACTTGAAGGGCGGCTGTCCCGATGTATCGTTCCTGGCGAAGTAGCGTAGTTCCGGCTCTTGGGATTCAGTCAGCAAGTTCATCACGAAGCGGTCGGACTTGCTCATGAGGGGAAAGCTGCGGACTTTGTGGTCCACGGAGACGACGACGAGGAAGGGCTCAAGGGAGAGGGAGAGGACGGCGTTGGCGGTAAGGCCGTGAACGGTATGTCCATCGGCCTCGTAGAAGGTGATGACGCTGACGCCGGTGGGAAAGCGCGACCAGGTCTTGCGGAAGAGGTCCTTGTTCGCTTCGGGACTCATCGTAGCCTCATTCTCTTGTGCAATGGCTGACGGCACATCATCATAGGGACGGGTATCTGAATTGACAAGGGAGCGATGATTAGGCGCAGATAATCGCCACCCCATGAGGTGCGAAGGATGCCTGAACTAGCGATCGTTCTGCCGGCGGGCTATGGCCAGCTGCGGGCCATCGGCGATGCGGCCAGGCGCGCGGAGGCGAAGGGCTTCTCCGCCGTCTACTCGCCGGAGGGGAACAGCGATAGTCTGGCGAACATGCTCACCGCCGCGCTTGCGACGAGCCGGGTGGGGCTCGGCACGGCGATCTCCAATATCTACCTCCGCCATCCCGTTCTAACCGCCGCAAGCGCCGCCCACGTGTGGGAAGTCTCCGGCGGACGGTTCACCCTAGGCTTGGGCACAAGCCACCGCCTGCTGAACGACGGGCGCGGCATCCAGATCGTGAAGCCGCTGGAGACGATGCGGAACTATGTGCGAGACGTGCGGCGGTTCCTGCCCCGGGACCATCCGGTGCCGATCCACATCAGCGCCTTGCGCAAGGGGATGTCGCGCCTGGCTGGAGAGGTGGCGGACGGTGTCATCTTCAACCTGGTGCCGGTGAGCAAGCTGCCGGAGGCCATCGCCGCCGTCCGCGAGGGAGAGGCGAGGCGCGCGGACAAGAAGCGGGTCAAGATCACGACGTTTCTGGGCGCGTGCGTGCATCAGGACGTGCACGCCGCCCGCGAGACGGCAAGGAAGATGCTTGCTTTTTACCTGCGGCTGGAGTACTACCGCAATGCGCTGACGGAGTACGGCTACGGCGACGTAGCGGCGGAGGCCGGGAGGCTCTTCGCCGCGGGCGATGAGAAGGGAATGACAAAGGCCGTCCCCGATTCGTTATTGGACGAGTTCATGCTCTACGGTCCCCGCGAGCGGTGCCTGGAGCACCTGCAGCGGTACTACGCCAAGGGCATCGAGCTGGCCATCATTTCCGCGCGGGATCCATCGGACAGTTTCACCAAGGGCTTTGAAGCGGCCGTGGAAGGGCTTGCGCCCGGGGCGCGCTAAGAAAGCCACGCCTATGGGAGCGCGCCGCACCACCAAGTCGAAGCGGGCCTTCGCGCGGCTCGACCGCTACATCGCGGGAGGCTCCACGCGGGGCGGCGTGCTCTCCGGCAGCTACCCGATCTTCCTTGACCACGGCGAGGGCTGTTCCGTCTATGACGCCGACGGCAATCGCTACATTGACTTCATCAACGCGAGCTTCGCGCTGCCCTTCGGCCACAATTTCGCGCCCGTCCGCAGAGCCATCGCCTCCCAGGTAACAAAGGGGACCTTTTTCACAGCCCACAATGAGACGGAGACGGAGCTGGCGCGCCTTCTCTGCGAGCGCGTCCCATCCATCGAGCGGCTGAAGTTCTGCAACTCCGGCACGGAGGCGACGATGTTCGCGGCCCGGGCCGCGCGCGCCCTGACGGGGCGCATGAAGCTCGCCAAGATGGCGGGCGGCTTCCACGGCACGAACGACGTGCTCTCCACGGGCCTGGGCCTGATGTCCGGCGGCATCCCGGACGACGGCGACTACAATCCGGTGAAGCAAGCGGCCATCGGCATACCGCCTGCGATCGCCGGGGATGTTGTACTGCTCTCTTTCAACAATCCGACCTATTGCGAGGCGGTCATCGAGCGGCACAAGAAGGAGCTTGCGGCGGTCTTTGTGGAGCCGGTGATGGGCGCGGCCGGGATGATCCCGCCCAGGGAGGGTTTCCTGCAGTTCCTGCGCGAGATC
This window contains:
- a CDS encoding gamma-glutamyl-gamma-aminobutyrate hydrolase family protein translates to MPGKRSPSDPPVIGITIFEREKAAYAEAIRAAGGEPRWIALKTMGSAEQMLDSLDGLVLTGGADVEPRLYGEAERPEAHVETSPERDAKEFPLIERALARGDFPVLGICRGMQALNVAMGGKLIQDLPNHRLVEEGKRLHEIFVPPGCRLTHLLGIGGFMKVNSRHHQGATLLEKAPGLLVSAFSLKDGIIEALDSPRGNHRWVVGVQWHPENRDQLAAFHQRLFTRFIEAAKGQDV
- a CDS encoding flavin reductase family protein — encoded protein: MGWRLSAPNHRSLVNSDTRPYDDVPSAIAQENEATMSPEANKDLFRKTWSRFPTGVSVITFYEADGHTVHGLTANAVLSLSLEPFLVVVSVDHKVRSFPLMSKSDRFVMNLLTESQEPELRYFARNDTSGQPPFKFRKSGRGYPILEGSFAYLDCQVHAKYPGGDHTIFLGKVDEMDLYEGKPVVWYMGKLTSVVPPQM
- a CDS encoding aspartate aminotransferase family protein; translation: MGARRTTKSKRAFARLDRYIAGGSTRGGVLSGSYPIFLDHGEGCSVYDADGNRYIDFINASFALPFGHNFAPVRRAIASQVTKGTFFTAHNETETELARLLCERVPSIERLKFCNSGTEATMFAARAARALTGRMKLAKMAGGFHGTNDVLSTGLGLMSGGIPDDGDYNPVKQAAIGIPPAIAGDVVLLSFNNPTYCEAVIERHKKELAAVFVEPVMGAAGMIPPREGFLQFLREITKRYGIFLIFDEMISMGIARGGAQEYYGVTPDMTCCGKIIGGGMPIGCLGGSEAVMAVFDRRKRTPIVNHGGTFAGHPLSMAAGAAQLRAMTPAVYRRLHHLGDLLRSRLRAMIAEVEAPIQVTGVGQLFAFHVARHEVYNYETAWKGDAKKAQEIIDSMTKRGIFQTRTTRGAVSYPMTESHIEAYATAMREAIIENGLAGG
- a CDS encoding DUF58 domain-containing protein codes for the protein MRRARVLLIITLIVLVYALATGFPVFLRMFYVFGLLLLFSLIWVIVMARGISVSVRRATLRTSAGQPLVETVSARRRHSFLHGLVEVQEQTDMPVKSPGAVIGLEGFEDVKVDLEVPCPQRGLYKIGPLKLYTSDPFGLYRLQRNIGQAQKLIVHPVAADLPGFLLLPADLPGEGPVHIRSQHVTTSAFTLRDYVNGDSLNSISWKATARHGRIMVKEFEMEPSNSIWVVADMEKRANSGPAGRDIEEMVVTMAASICTRYAERGYPVGLLAHGSERFSIAPQRGPDHLLRIMDALAEVRATGNTPLFDLIAELSTKIGRYSSVAIITPSLDEEWLNSVRHLLQRKSRITSVVVENEREAAPAPPAVAVRVAALGVPSYTIPAGAEPAAGLTAVGMTARAHDRFMQPIGARAS
- a CDS encoding nucleotidyltransferase family protein codes for the protein MNKGPSQRPPEAARIGQLLQRRLPYLRRKYNVKRLALFGSVARDRMRPGSDVDVLVEFSQPIGLFAFLDLKTELEHLLGRPVDLVTADALKPQMRDKILGEAIHAA
- a CDS encoding TIGR03618 family F420-dependent PPOX class oxidoreductase, which codes for MYLKRREGRTIEWLLGKGKRYTGAARMSVSEALDFVRTHHMAVLSTFRKDGNAQMSIVTAGALDGHIAFTTRGEAAKLANLRRNPRCSLLCASRDWRTYIVVESMAEVRDLSKDNPDRLRLLLRDVYHACADKEHPNWSEYDEAMREQRRAVIMMNPSRVYGTA
- a CDS encoding DUF86 domain-containing protein, whose protein sequence is MRRRDPKLRLEDILDAISRIQRYCERLSLEEFKRDTKTIDAVVRNLEVIGEAARHIPVALERQHPEVPWSKMRGMRHILAHEYFGVDSAILWQTVMNDLPPVRVAIQKIVSRMKQ
- a CDS encoding LLM class flavin-dependent oxidoreductase, giving the protein MPELAIVLPAGYGQLRAIGDAARRAEAKGFSAVYSPEGNSDSLANMLTAALATSRVGLGTAISNIYLRHPVLTAASAAHVWEVSGGRFTLGLGTSHRLLNDGRGIQIVKPLETMRNYVRDVRRFLPRDHPVPIHISALRKGMSRLAGEVADGVIFNLVPVSKLPEAIAAVREGEARRADKKRVKITTFLGACVHQDVHAARETARKMLAFYLRLEYYRNALTEYGYGDVAAEAGRLFAAGDEKGMTKAVPDSLLDEFMLYGPRERCLEHLQRYYAKGIELAIISARDPSDSFTKGFEAAVEGLAPGAR